From uncultured Flavobacterium sp., one genomic window encodes:
- a CDS encoding OmpA family protein: MIKKASIGLLVLALSMTSCVSKKIYNDLETKYSDLKKENRSIADENASLQKSKNQLELDRDALTKDLNATKADLAKQKADLAAAQNKFKVLQDSYNALEKNSNDALESNMAKNRDLLAQLEAKSKKLAEEQARLDKTASRLNELEAMIAAKEAAMKKLKETLSKALNGFEGKGLTVEQKNGKVYVSMENKLLFNSGSWAVGVEGRKAVVELGKVLGDNPDLSVLIEGHTDDDPYAGSGPIANNWDLSTKRATAIVAILSENAKINKQKLTAAGRSEFSPLASNETPEGKAKNRRIEIILTPRLDEIAEMLNSIN, encoded by the coding sequence ATGATTAAAAAGGCCTCTATCGGATTACTAGTTTTAGCTTTGTCTATGACCTCTTGTGTATCCAAGAAAATTTACAATGATCTTGAAACAAAATATTCAGATCTAAAAAAAGAAAATCGCTCAATTGCTGACGAGAATGCCAGTTTGCAAAAATCAAAAAATCAATTAGAATTAGATCGCGATGCTTTAACGAAAGACTTAAACGCAACAAAAGCAGATCTTGCTAAGCAAAAAGCAGATTTAGCTGCAGCACAAAATAAATTTAAAGTGCTGCAAGATTCCTATAATGCGCTTGAAAAAAACAGCAACGACGCGTTAGAAAGCAATATGGCTAAAAACCGCGATTTGTTAGCGCAATTAGAAGCAAAATCTAAAAAATTAGCCGAAGAACAAGCGCGTTTAGATAAAACAGCAAGCCGCTTGAATGAACTTGAAGCAATGATTGCAGCCAAAGAAGCAGCAATGAAAAAACTAAAAGAAACTTTATCTAAAGCCTTAAACGGTTTTGAAGGAAAAGGTCTTACAGTAGAACAGAAAAACGGAAAAGTATATGTTTCTATGGAAAACAAATTGCTTTTTAACTCAGGAAGCTGGGCTGTTGGTGTAGAAGGTAGAAAAGCGGTTGTAGAATTAGGAAAAGTATTAGGAGATAATCCTGATCTTTCGGTTCTTATCGAAGGACACACGGATGATGATCCGTATGCAGGTTCAGGACCAATCGCAAACAACTGGGATTTATCGACTAAAAGAGCTACAGCAATTGTTGCTATTTTAAGCGAAAATGCTAAAATCAACAAGCAAAAATTAACAGCTGCAGGCCGCAGTGAATTTTCTCCGCTTGCAAGTAATGAAACTCCGGAAGGAAAAGCTAAAAACCGTAGAATCGAAATCATCTTAACACCAAGATTAGATGAAATCGCTGAAATGCTTAATAGTATAAATTAA
- a CDS encoding DUF4234 domain-containing protein — protein MENEFKETSNNFNEPIPVFKVDPIMVLLFGFLTCGLYLIYWNIKVSEVFNAVAEREVISQPIAIFAGCCMPVNIYFYYLAGKEALPKVYERTGELQKDQSTLLIVLGFFFPIAAAMIVQGDINRLYK, from the coding sequence ATGGAAAACGAATTTAAAGAAACATCTAATAATTTTAATGAACCAATTCCTGTATTTAAAGTAGATCCTATTATGGTGTTGCTTTTTGGATTTTTAACTTGCGGGTTATATTTAATTTATTGGAATATTAAAGTATCTGAAGTTTTTAATGCCGTTGCAGAAAGAGAAGTTATCTCACAGCCTATCGCAATTTTTGCAGGATGTTGTATGCCGGTAAATATTTATTTTTATTATTTGGCTGGTAAAGAAGCATTGCCAAAAGTTTATGAAAGAACTGGAGAACTTCAAAAAGATCAGTCAACTTTATTAATTGTTTTAGGATTCTTTTTTCCTATTGCAGCAGCAATGATTGTACAAGGTGATATCAACAGATTATACAAATAA
- a CDS encoding alpha/beta hydrolase, with the protein MATKDLTIILVHGAWGDGSHWQHVIPALVKEGFKVRSVQNPLTSLQDDINKTQDLIDAQEGKVLLVGHSYGGAVISGAGNHEKVAGLVYIAAFAPDKGDSLGALLGRRAGSGGASIYPDSKGFLWIKYDEFHQAFAQDLDKEAALIMSLSQKPIHGQCFGDQAGEPAWKTKPSWYQISNFDNMIPAETEKEMAERIKPKKIIHLDAGHASLASHPKEVTALILEAAATL; encoded by the coding sequence ATGGCAACAAAAGATTTAACCATTATTTTGGTTCACGGAGCTTGGGGTGATGGCTCCCATTGGCAACATGTAATTCCGGCATTGGTAAAAGAAGGTTTCAAAGTACGAAGCGTTCAAAACCCTTTAACTTCTTTGCAGGATGATATTAATAAAACCCAGGATTTAATTGATGCTCAGGAAGGAAAAGTTTTACTTGTGGGACATTCTTACGGAGGAGCAGTAATTTCAGGAGCTGGAAATCATGAAAAAGTAGCGGGTTTAGTTTACATTGCCGCATTTGCACCTGATAAAGGAGACAGTTTGGGAGCGCTTTTAGGACGTAGAGCCGGATCAGGCGGAGCTAGTATTTATCCTGACTCTAAAGGTTTTTTATGGATTAAATATGATGAATTCCATCAGGCATTTGCTCAGGATTTAGATAAAGAAGCAGCATTAATCATGTCTTTGTCACAAAAACCTATACACGGACAATGTTTTGGAGATCAAGCAGGCGAACCGGCATGGAAAACAAAACCAAGTTGGTATCAAATCTCTAATTTCGATAATATGATTCCTGCCGAAACAGAGAAAGAAATGGCGGAGAGAATAAAACCTAAAAAAATCATTCACCTAGATGCAGGACACGCATCTTTGGCATCACATCCCAAAGAAGTAACAGCTTTAATTTTAGAAGCAGCTGCAACACTCTAA
- a CDS encoding aldo/keto reductase, whose product MKYTTLPNTDIKVSKINLGTMTFGQQNTEAEGHQQMDYALERGINFFDTAEMYSIPAHEETYGSTEKIIGTWFKKSGNRDKVVLASKIAGPNPNFTYMREKIDFSSASIKYALESSLKRLQTDYIDLYQMHWPERQTNYFGQRGFKDHNAVWEDNFREVLETFDGLIKEGKIKHIGVSNENAWGMMRFLEESKYQNLPRIKTVQNPYNLLNRLFEVNSAEVSKYENVGLLAYSPLAFGVLTGKFLTGEAHPNARINLFPQYTRYNSDQCTQATKLYQEIANKHGLTLTQLAMGFVLQQPFLTSAIIGATTMEQLKENIDTIDVFLSKEILTEIAAVQAIIPDPAP is encoded by the coding sequence ATGAAATACACTACTTTACCAAATACAGATATAAAAGTTAGTAAAATAAACCTTGGAACGATGACTTTTGGTCAACAAAACACGGAAGCCGAAGGACATCAACAAATGGATTATGCGCTTGAAAGAGGCATAAACTTTTTTGATACTGCCGAAATGTATTCAATTCCGGCGCATGAAGAAACTTATGGAAGCACAGAGAAAATAATTGGAACCTGGTTTAAGAAATCAGGAAATCGTGATAAAGTGGTTTTGGCATCTAAGATAGCAGGTCCAAACCCAAATTTTACTTATATGCGCGAGAAAATAGATTTCTCTTCGGCAAGTATTAAATATGCTTTAGAAAGCAGCTTAAAACGCCTTCAGACGGATTATATCGATTTATATCAGATGCATTGGCCGGAACGACAAACCAATTATTTTGGGCAACGTGGTTTTAAAGATCACAATGCTGTATGGGAAGATAATTTTAGAGAAGTCCTGGAAACTTTTGATGGATTAATTAAAGAAGGAAAAATAAAACACATTGGCGTTTCTAACGAAAATGCGTGGGGAATGATGCGTTTTCTGGAAGAAAGTAAATATCAAAACCTTCCAAGAATCAAAACGGTTCAAAACCCTTATAATTTATTAAATCGTCTTTTTGAAGTTAACTCTGCTGAAGTCTCTAAGTATGAAAATGTGGGTTTATTGGCTTATTCTCCTTTGGCGTTTGGAGTTTTAACAGGTAAGTTTTTGACAGGAGAAGCACATCCAAATGCGAGAATTAATCTTTTTCCGCAATACACACGTTACAATAGCGATCAATGTACGCAGGCAACAAAATTGTATCAGGAGATCGCTAATAAACATGGCTTAACGTTAACGCAATTGGCAATGGGATTTGTATTGCAACAACCGTTTTTGACCAGTGCTATTATTGGCGCTACAACAATGGAGCAGTTAAAAGAAAACATAGACACAATCGACGTGTTTTTATCCAAAGAAATTTTAACTGAGATTGCAGCAGTTCAGGCAATAATTCCTGATCCTGCGCCTTAA
- a CDS encoding 2-hydroxyacid dehydrogenase — MSIKILHIDSNHPILWQQLEEAGFENHTDFKSSKEEVESKIQDYNGIVIRSRFKIDKTFLDKATNLQFIARVGAGLESIDCEYAEAKGIHLIAAPEGNRNAVAEHSLGVILSLFNNLNQADAEIRAGHWNRESNRGHELDGKTVGIIGYGNMGKAFAKKLRGFETEVLFHDILENISDENARQVSLEELQKKADVLSLHLPWTLETDKMIDADFINAFSKPFWIINTSRGKNIVTADLVEAMKVKKILGAGLDVLEYEKLSFETLFQDKNTPEAFQYLLEAKNVLLTPHIAGWTFESHERLAQVIVDKIKAVYKK; from the coding sequence ATGAGCATAAAAATTCTGCATATCGACAGCAACCATCCCATTCTTTGGCAACAATTAGAAGAAGCCGGTTTTGAGAATCACACAGATTTTAAATCTTCAAAGGAAGAAGTTGAATCTAAAATTCAGGATTATAACGGAATTGTAATTCGAAGCCGTTTTAAAATTGATAAAACTTTTTTAGATAAAGCTACCAATTTACAGTTTATTGCCAGAGTTGGTGCGGGTTTAGAAAGTATTGATTGTGAGTATGCCGAGGCAAAAGGGATTCATCTAATCGCCGCGCCCGAAGGTAATCGCAACGCTGTTGCAGAACATTCTCTGGGTGTAATTTTGTCCCTTTTTAATAATTTGAATCAGGCTGATGCCGAAATAAGAGCAGGACATTGGAATCGTGAAAGTAATCGCGGTCATGAACTTGACGGAAAAACGGTTGGAATCATTGGTTACGGAAATATGGGAAAAGCATTTGCTAAAAAACTTCGTGGTTTTGAGACAGAAGTTTTGTTTCATGACATTTTAGAAAATATAAGTGATGAAAATGCCAGACAAGTTTCGCTTGAAGAATTACAAAAGAAAGCCGATGTTTTGAGTTTACATCTTCCCTGGACTCTGGAAACAGATAAAATGATAGATGCTGATTTTATAAACGCATTTTCGAAGCCATTTTGGATCATAAATACTTCGCGTGGTAAAAACATCGTCACGGCAGATTTGGTCGAAGCCATGAAGGTTAAAAAGATTCTGGGAGCAGGTCTGGATGTTTTAGAGTATGAGAAATTGTCTTTCGAAACATTATTTCAGGATAAAAACACACCGGAAGCATTTCAATATTTGCTTGAAGCCAAAAATGTTTTGTTAACGCCACATATCGCCGGTTGGACTTTTGAGAGTCATGAGCGTCTGGCGCAGGTTATCGTTGATAAGATTAAAGCTGTTTATAAAAAGTAA
- a CDS encoding exodeoxyribonuclease III, whose protein sequence is MKIISYNVNGIRAAITKGFIEWLQQASPDVICLQEIKATQEQIPVEDITAAGYPYQYYYPATKKGYSGVAILSKIKPNNVVFGTGIHHMDFEGRNLRADFDDCSVMSLYLPSGTNIERLDHKFMFMDDFQTYINELKLTIPNLIICGDYNICHEAIDIHDPVRNKTVSGFLPAERAWLDAFMKSGFVDSFRHFNKDPHHYSWWSYRAGARGNNKGWRIDYNLVSDSLQHRLKRAVILPDAVHSDHCPVLVEIE, encoded by the coding sequence ATGAAAATTATTTCTTATAATGTAAACGGAATCCGTGCCGCGATTACCAAAGGTTTTATCGAGTGGCTGCAACAAGCAAGTCCAGATGTAATTTGTCTTCAGGAAATAAAAGCTACACAAGAGCAAATTCCTGTAGAAGACATTACAGCAGCAGGTTATCCATATCAATATTATTATCCTGCAACCAAAAAAGGCTACAGCGGTGTAGCGATCTTGTCTAAAATAAAACCCAATAATGTTGTTTTTGGAACCGGAATTCATCACATGGATTTTGAAGGTCGTAACCTTCGTGCCGATTTTGACGATTGTTCTGTAATGAGTTTATACCTTCCGTCAGGAACAAATATCGAAAGATTAGATCATAAATTTATGTTTATGGACGATTTTCAAACTTATATTAACGAGTTAAAATTAACGATTCCGAATCTTATTATTTGCGGCGATTACAATATTTGCCACGAAGCGATAGATATTCATGATCCCGTTCGTAACAAAACAGTTTCAGGATTTTTACCCGCAGAACGCGCTTGGCTTGATGCGTTCATGAAGTCAGGTTTTGTCGATAGTTTCCGTCATTTCAACAAAGACCCGCATCATTATTCGTGGTGGAGTTATCGTGCCGGAGCCAGAGGAAATAATAAAGGCTGGCGTATCGATTATAACCTGGTAAGCGATTCATTGCAGCATCGTTTAAAACGCGCCGTGATTCTTCCGGATGCTGTCCACTCTGATCATTGTCCCGTTTTAGTCGAAATCGAATAA
- a CDS encoding DUF2752 domain-containing protein: MISTDYTNNNRIRRKIYGIIGAAITLIVPFFLMLDNHNNHLESDQSFCPFKMVTGFPCPGCGITKSLVYFYQGDIYKSLSYHILGPFVIVFCWLTIIVLTTEIVTKKEYFTSLLYNRKLAYNLAYFLAFYHFIRLIIFVKNNSFDDILHQSIWF, translated from the coding sequence GTGATATCAACAGATTATACAAATAATAACAGAATAAGACGTAAAATTTACGGAATTATCGGTGCAGCAATTACACTGATAGTTCCGTTTTTTTTGATGCTTGATAATCATAATAACCATTTAGAATCTGATCAGTCGTTTTGCCCTTTCAAAATGGTTACAGGTTTTCCCTGTCCTGGTTGTGGTATTACAAAATCATTAGTGTATTTCTATCAGGGAGATATTTACAAATCACTTAGTTATCATATTTTAGGGCCTTTTGTTATTGTGTTTTGCTGGCTTACAATCATTGTTCTGACAACAGAAATTGTAACTAAAAAAGAATATTTTACGAGTCTTTTATATAATAGAAAACTGGCCTACAATCTGGCCTATTTTTTAGCTTTCTATCATTTTATCCGATTGATTATTTTTGTTAAAAATAATTCTTTTGATGATATATTACATCAATCCATTTGGTTTTAA
- the nhaA gene encoding Na+/H+ antiporter NhaA, whose product MKLTKTFKSFFNNEKSGGLLLLFVTIISLYLANSSFQTEYIAFWEKDFNGHSITHWINDGLMTIFFLLIGLELEREIYHGELSSIKNASLPIMAAIGGMLVPAAIFLALNFGTATQNGAGIPMATDIAFAIGILSLLGKKVPSSLKVFLTALAVIDDLGAIIVIAVFYTTTISFVNLAIALGIWVFLFILNRMKVQNLIPYLIGGVVMWYFMLNSGVHATITGVILAFVIPFGNGDENSSSYKLQHFLHKPVAFFILPLFAIANTCIAIESDWHEGLNHPNTFGIILGLVIGKPLGILLFSSIGVSAGLCTLPKSLKWAHILGAGMLGGIGFTMSIFITILAFKDPETIVFSKIAILIASILSGIFGLVYLKYTVSRNPH is encoded by the coding sequence ATGAAATTAACTAAGACTTTTAAATCCTTCTTTAACAACGAAAAATCAGGAGGATTACTCTTGCTCTTTGTTACTATTATATCTCTTTACCTTGCCAACTCGTCTTTTCAAACCGAATATATCGCTTTTTGGGAAAAAGATTTCAACGGACATTCAATCACACACTGGATTAATGATGGTTTAATGACCATTTTCTTTTTACTGATTGGTCTTGAACTGGAACGCGAAATTTATCATGGCGAATTATCCAGTATTAAAAATGCTTCTTTACCAATTATGGCCGCTATTGGCGGAATGTTGGTTCCTGCAGCAATTTTTCTCGCTTTAAATTTTGGAACTGCAACTCAAAACGGAGCCGGAATCCCAATGGCAACAGATATTGCTTTTGCAATTGGTATTTTATCGCTTTTAGGAAAAAAAGTTCCATCATCGCTAAAAGTGTTTCTAACTGCCTTAGCGGTTATTGATGACTTGGGTGCTATAATTGTAATTGCTGTTTTCTACACCACCACAATTTCTTTTGTAAATCTTGCCATTGCTTTAGGAATCTGGGTTTTCTTATTTATTTTGAATCGAATGAAAGTTCAAAATCTGATTCCTTATTTGATTGGAGGCGTCGTGATGTGGTATTTCATGTTAAACTCAGGAGTTCATGCTACTATTACCGGAGTTATTTTGGCTTTTGTAATTCCGTTTGGAAATGGTGACGAAAATTCTTCTTCGTATAAACTACAACACTTTTTACATAAACCCGTTGCTTTCTTTATTTTACCGCTATTTGCCATTGCGAACACTTGTATTGCAATAGAATCAGATTGGCATGAAGGTTTAAATCATCCTAATACATTCGGAATCATTTTAGGTTTAGTTATTGGAAAGCCTCTGGGAATTTTACTTTTCTCTTCTATTGGAGTCAGCGCCGGATTATGTACTTTACCAAAAAGCTTAAAATGGGCACATATTTTAGGCGCAGGAATGTTGGGCGGAATTGGTTTTACGATGTCAATCTTTATTACGATTCTGGCTTTTAAAGATCCTGAAACTATCGTTTTTTCTAAGATTGCCATTTTAATCGCTTCAATACTTTCCGGTATTTTTGGATTAGTTTATCTAAAATATACTGTAAGCAGAAACCCTCATTAA
- a CDS encoding SdpI family protein gives MHFTLILFTLGIVFIFVGLAEYIFPPKNRNQKGYRTKNSLRSQERWDFAQKYSAKMIMISAICLIIISFVGLYFAFTDTGGFIISLTVIVFFIFFIRQKTEKAIKNKFD, from the coding sequence ATGCATTTTACTCTAATACTTTTTACATTAGGTATTGTTTTTATATTTGTGGGATTGGCTGAATATATATTTCCTCCAAAAAACAGAAATCAAAAAGGATATCGCACGAAAAATTCTTTAAGGTCTCAAGAACGATGGGATTTTGCACAAAAATATTCTGCAAAAATGATTATGATTTCTGCAATATGTTTAATCATAATTTCTTTTGTTGGATTGTATTTCGCTTTTACAGATACTGGAGGTTTCATTATTTCACTCACTGTCATTGTGTTTTTTATATTTTTTATTAGACAAAAAACAGAAAAAGCAATTAAAAATAAATTTGATTAA
- a CDS encoding TM2 domain-containing protein — protein MENTKTEHWNNPPVYREENKKVVAGILAILLGALGIHKFYLGYTKEGIIQILLNFLFGIGGLIGVIEGIIYLTKTDEDFYQTYQVGEKVWF, from the coding sequence ATGGAAAACACCAAAACAGAACACTGGAATAATCCTCCGGTTTATCGCGAAGAGAATAAAAAGGTAGTTGCCGGAATTTTAGCAATTTTATTAGGTGCTTTAGGGATTCATAAATTCTATTTGGGTTACACTAAAGAAGGAATAATTCAAATACTTCTTAATTTTTTGTTTGGAATTGGGGGTTTAATAGGTGTAATCGAAGGAATAATTTATCTCACTAAAACCGATGAAGATTTTTATCAAACGTATCAGGTCGGTGAAAAGGTATGGTTTTAA
- a CDS encoding lysophospholipid acyltransferase family protein: protein MGLVTAKEVAKAINVEKYGVLGTFSGWILMKVLKISTLNKIYDHNKHLEDLAFLNGILDEMEIKFEIPEEDLKRLPKDGAYITISNHPLGGIDGILLLKLMLEREPNFKIIANFLLHRIVPLKKYIMPVNPFENHKDAKSSVVGIKETLRHLSDGKPLGIFPAGEVSTYKDGKLVVDKPWEEGALKLIRKAKVPVVPIYFHAKNSKLFYWLSKIDDTLRTAKLPSELLTQKDRVIKVRIGKPISVNEQNEIESFEDYCEFLRKKTYMLANPFEKDSKLLDTASLKIPKAPKKIVTPASESKMIDEVNMLRNSDCRLLQSKNYEVFFARAKSIPNVLHEIGRLREITFREVGEGTNESIDIDAFDQYYHHMFLWDDETKKVAGAYRMGLGSEIYPKYGIEGFYLNDLFRFEPELHDMMHKSIEMGRAFIIKEYQQKPMPLFLLWKGIIHTTLRYPEHKYLLGGVSISNQFSDFSKSLMIEFMKSNYYDPYIAQYIHPKKAYKVKLKDADKDFIFDEAESDLNKFDKIIDELEPGNLRLPVLIKKYIKQNARVVAFNVDPLFNNAIDGLMYIRIADIPESTMKPVIEEFQIELERKLSEKED, encoded by the coding sequence ATGGGTTTAGTTACCGCGAAAGAAGTTGCAAAGGCAATAAATGTTGAGAAGTACGGGGTTCTTGGTACTTTTTCAGGCTGGATTCTTATGAAGGTTCTTAAGATCTCTACCCTTAATAAAATTTACGATCACAATAAACATTTAGAAGACCTTGCGTTTTTAAATGGGATTTTGGATGAGATGGAAATCAAATTTGAAATTCCCGAAGAAGATTTAAAACGTTTGCCTAAAGACGGCGCTTACATTACAATTTCAAATCATCCGCTTGGAGGAATTGATGGTATTTTGCTTTTGAAATTAATGCTCGAAAGAGAACCAAATTTCAAGATCATCGCCAATTTTTTATTACACCGAATTGTTCCGCTTAAAAAATATATTATGCCGGTTAATCCTTTTGAAAATCATAAGGATGCTAAATCGAGTGTTGTTGGAATCAAGGAAACACTACGCCATTTAAGTGACGGAAAACCGTTGGGAATTTTCCCTGCCGGGGAAGTTTCGACTTATAAAGACGGCAAATTAGTGGTGGACAAACCTTGGGAAGAAGGCGCTTTGAAACTGATCAGAAAAGCCAAAGTTCCGGTTGTTCCTATTTATTTCCATGCTAAAAACAGTAAATTATTCTATTGGCTTTCTAAAATTGATGATACTTTGCGTACTGCAAAATTACCATCAGAATTGCTTACGCAGAAAGACCGTGTGATTAAAGTTCGTATTGGAAAACCTATTTCTGTAAACGAGCAAAACGAAATCGAATCGTTTGAAGATTACTGTGAATTTTTGAGAAAGAAAACTTATATGCTTGCAAATCCTTTTGAAAAGGACAGCAAATTATTAGATACGGCGAGTTTAAAAATCCCGAAAGCACCCAAAAAAATCGTAACACCTGCAAGTGAATCAAAAATGATTGACGAGGTGAACATGTTAAGAAATAGCGATTGCCGATTATTACAGAGTAAAAACTACGAAGTATTTTTTGCAAGAGCGAAATCTATACCAAATGTCTTGCATGAAATTGGCCGTTTACGTGAAATTACATTCCGTGAAGTTGGTGAAGGGACTAATGAATCTATTGACATAGACGCATTTGACCAATATTATCACCACATGTTTTTATGGGATGATGAAACTAAAAAAGTTGCCGGTGCTTACCGTATGGGATTGGGTTCTGAAATTTATCCAAAATACGGAATCGAAGGTTTCTATCTGAATGACTTATTTAGATTTGAACCTGAATTGCACGATATGATGCATAAATCGATCGAAATGGGTCGTGCTTTTATCATCAAGGAATATCAGCAAAAACCAATGCCTTTATTCTTGTTATGGAAAGGTATTATTCATACAACATTGCGTTATCCGGAACACAAATATTTATTGGGCGGCGTGAGTATTAGTAATCAATTCTCTGATTTCTCTAAATCATTGATGATTGAGTTTATGAAATCTAATTATTACGATCCATATATTGCACAATACATTCACCCGAAGAAAGCTTACAAAGTAAAACTGAAGGATGCTGATAAAGACTTTATCTTTGATGAAGCTGAATCTGACTTAAATAAATTCGATAAAATCATTGACGAATTAGAACCAGGAAATTTACGTTTGCCTGTTTTGATTAAAAAGTACATCAAGCAAAATGCTCGTGTTGTGGCTTTCAACGTCGATCCTTTATTTAATAATGCGATCGATGGTTTAATGTATATTAGAATCGCAGATATTCCTGAAAGCACTATGAAACCAGTTATCGAAGAGTTTCAAATAGAATTGGAACGCAAATTATCTGAAAAAGAAGATTAA